The genomic DNA GTATAAAAGCACATTTTAAGCTTGAAAGCGCACACCAGCAGGTAGTCTGATTTGGGAACGCTAATAAACCACTGATGAAGACCACCTCGGTGGACCACCTGAGATACAGAAATGTGTGTGCGAGGGTGTTTGTCCTTTTTATGAGGTGAGGAATGCCTATTCCATGCAGTGCAGACACTAGAAAGTGCTCTGATGAGGCagtaacacacatacacaggtaGCACTGTGGACCGGTTGGTGGCTTCCAGAAATTAAAAGGTGTTCACTTAATGCTGATCGATTGCAAAGTGGACTGAATGCAAAGGAGTTGCGTTGGCACGTGAAATCCGACACATTTAACAAAGACAAGAAAGCATGTAGGAGTTGCTCCGTGTTAAATGAGAATAATGGTTAAGTGAACATGGAGGAATGCTTTTAATGGCATCGGGTAATACCTCATTTAGACATATGGGACCTATTATATACACTGCCTGTTATACTTAGATATAACTGTGCACACGCATGCAAAGCctgggttttgttttttttgccgTCATGGGAATCTGTGTGATATGCTTGTGCTTATTTGTGAGCTGGTCTGTCGGGCAGCATGCAGTATATGTGTGCACATGACAGATATACTGGTCAGTGTCATTATAGGACATTATTTGCCACATGAGGGCAGTCTCAGGCCATGAaagcaaaacacacacatacacacacatttggCAAGAAGTGTTTGAAGCATTGCATGGTGTGCCCCAGGCATTGTAGGCTGCCTGTTATCACAAGTTGAATGGAAAAAGTGTGGTATTGTGGCGGGCGGGTTGGTTCTGGGGGAGCATAAGGGATGCTTGTTTGATTAAACTTACAGTAAGTGTGTatattatatgtgtgtgtgatatGTAATATTTACATTCACATATGTACATGTCTTTATTGACAGATATTTAACAGCTTTGTTCTCTCTTATAGACACAGACCCCAGAGTTCTGGAGAGGCAGGAGTTGCAGCAGCCCACATATGTTGCTTTGAGCTATATTAACAGGTGGGTGAGTTAAAATGGCCGTCATCTATAATCTTAAAAGAATATGGATATATTCATCTTTTTACTGTCTACAATACacaataatttatatattatcTTTGCAATTCTGCTGGTTGTCACAACAAGTAGTGCAGAAATTACACACGCCACCTTTAAATTGTTGGCTTCTTGGGAGGACAGTAAAGAAGGAGGATGGTTTAATTTGACACAAACTTCAATTAATTAAAAGcttgtcatttaaaaacattgtcatttaaaaactgtACTTAAATGGCCActgaacactgcaaaaatgactttcttacctagtatttttgtcttgttttcagtaaaaatataaaagggTTCATAGATTgggatgtattttcttgatgagcaaaataacctaggaaaataagtctagtttttagacaaaaaatatacaatttaagtaaattactgcttaaaacaagcaaaaaatccaatggaataagaaaatttttcttgcttaagtgtttataaaaaaaagcagatttttttatagTCAATAGTGTTTCATTTATGGCACAGTCCAGCCAAAACGTACCATAACAAATCATAGAGGGCGGGACGCTTCATCATCTAAAGAGCATTTTATTGGACAGGAAGTTTGATGAGAAGCTGAAGTGTAGAGTGatgtcataaaaattctagatttTTTTAGCGCATGTTCCAAACTGTAggttttaaatgcttataatcGTCAGTATAAGAATGTTGTCAGTGTTTTGGACCATACCAGTTTATATTTATTCTTAAGCCTAAGGTATTTATACTAAAAggaaaaaagtttaattttaatttcatggggactttaagtCCGCAACCGTGGcctaatttttgtttttgtttagatTCATGACTGAAGCAGCACGTAGAGAGCAAGAAACTCTGAAGAAGAAAGTCCAACCCAAAATCGCTATATCAGTCACCGGAGGCATATCACGGAGCAATACGGCAACTCCTCCTCGCCATAGCAATGGCAGCCTAACCCCACCTGTGACCCCGCCCATCACTCCCTCATCCTCTTTTCGCAGCAGTACACCAACAGGTTactggagtgtgtgtgtgtgtgtgttgttaaaTGAGAATTAAGTTTGAAAGTCTTACAAATGATATGTGTGATCCTGTTTGTCtcatctaattatgagattaaaggattattccgctctcttaaaaaaatctgataatttactcgccTATATGTCATCCAAGAGTTttttgtctgtctttgttcagctgaaaagaaattaagttttttttaggaaaacattccaggatttgtCTCCATATAATGGACTTTATAGGAGTTTACagtataaatgcagtttaaaattgcagtttcaatgctgctttaaaggactttaaacgatcccaacctatgcataaaggtcttatctagcaaaacaatcgtaatttttgctaaaaaaatactttttaaccacaactttttgtcttgcactagccttgTGATGTGCCAGATTGACCTTATCCATTACGTAAtaacgtcgaaaggtcacgcatgatgtatgcgaaactaccgccccagtgtttacaagtgtagagaaagaggaccgttccgacgttgtttcTATGTGAAATTATACTTATTCAtgtgtttgtgtcagtttattgtttaaaatggcctgcaagtgtgcgtttcatgTAACGCTTTCAACGTGATTAGGTAATATGTAAGGTCGTGCTAGCCCGTCACACACTattgcaagacgagaagttgtggtttaaaaatacttttttttgttgCAAAAAGATGaacgtttcgctagataagacccttacatctcagttgggatcgtttagagccctttaaagctgcaattttaaaccgCGTTGAAACTGGAAACCGAGAGCTCAACTATATGTAGAAAAGTCCAccatatggagaaaaatcctgaaatgttttttctCAAATTTTCTTATTTACTGAAGAAAGAATGACATAAATATCTTGGATGACATTGGGGTgtgtaaattatcaggatttctttaagaaagtggagtaatcctttaagaccttaacattttgatttttacattgatttcaatttttgacatggctttactcagtcaatattaaatatatcaaggttatattttcactccTAATAAGTCTGAATAAGTATAAATTGGTTTTTCACTGTTGGTTTCATCTGAATTAGATTAAATCCATGTTACACATAATAGTTAAGCCTGAACTGCAACATAAAACGCATTAGGACCCTAATGATAATGAAACACTGGATAATTGGACCAAAGGCCACGTTTGCTTTTTCAGTTCTCATTAGTTCTTTCATCAGCTAATATATGAAGCAAATAAATGACTAATTAAAGAGTTTCACTGTTGTGCCCCAGGCAGTGAGTGCGATGAAGAGGAGGTGGAGTATGAAGACTCTGACAGCGATGAATCCTGGACCACAGAAAGCGCCATCAGTTCGGAATCTATCCTCAGCTCCATGTGCATGAACGGAGGGGATGAAAAACCCTTCGCCTGCCCCGTGCCAGGATGCAAAAAGAGATACAAGGTACTGCACACACAAATAGgcctgtcacaatgattaaataatcatctcatcgcgattgtttgacctcatcgcgatgatttcagatcaccgcgatgattgcacatctctctaaaaacacaagggggagctgcagcgcctgtattaACGAGACAGTATCTGATAGCGCTcgtatttttcagacactttgtGTTTATTCCTTATAAAGAATTTTCAGTTCTTTTAAAGTACttctaaatatgtgttatgtgtattaatatttactgccaggtaaaccttacaaaatatttaatttaagtaatcacaacaatgtgtaaaaattatttcataaacaaaaaaaaaaagtgagatgtcaaagcaataaaacaggcaataaaatatttttgagtTTACCGCTGCAGTCGATTATGCCAAATCTTTATTTCTAGAGCATCCTTTCTGTGCTTCAATCCTTCTTTTCCTTCTCTCTTCAGAATGTGAACGGTATAAAGTACCACGCCAAAAACGGGCACAGGACGCAGATCCGGGTGAGGAAGCCCTTTAAGTGTCGCTGTGGGAAAAGTTATAAAACCTCGCAAGGTCTTAGACATCACACCATCAACTTCCACCCGCCCCTGTGATACACACACGCTGCCATTTCTGCCTAAACACAAATCATGCGGAGACTGGGATCAAACgctgatttttttcacatttcctTTTACTTTGTGTGTGTGACTTATATATGCATGTAGATATTCTTGTACATTTGCACATTCCATTCATTATTTCTTTAGATCTCCTTTATTTGTTCCTTTTATTTAAGTGACTGGTAAATCGAAGGACTCTTGCTGAAAATTTGTTCAATCAGTGAAAAAAGAGCAGAGAGATTCTAGATAAGCTTTATTTTGTCAGTTTAACATACTTATGAAACACATGTGTACATATAAagttatataaatacacatttatatatatatatatatacatatataaatattagtAGCTAAGTTGTATTAtccaaacatttaattttacattcTATATTTTTAAGaacatttatattgtttttatacaAGAACTTTATCTCATCTTTATGGaccttttttaaatgacatttcatattttcatttgcTTCCTAAAGAAGCAGTCTTTTATTGCCCAATTGGAAGTACATTGATCTCAGGTCACATCAGCTGCCAACTTTCAAAAcaaggaaaacatggaagttcCACTCAGAACATTCCACAAAAAAGGCCGACACCACgcagtaaattttttttttctcagatTTCGTTCGTATGCAGTTGCGTGCATGCAGCACCTAATATGAAATCCTGGAGATTGCATTCAATATCAGACGGAGATGCATTGAGTTGCATTTGACCTCCGAGCAATATTTCATAGTATGATGACCCATGCattcaaaatgcattttgtaCAAAGAAGGGCAGATTTATTCTCCTATTGTTATGCCAGCAGTGCAGATGTGCCAAGATGTTTCCACTTTAGTTTAAAATCTAAACATCTGGCTATCCGTTCGGTGCCTGTTAGCGGAAAAACCTTAACTTCCGTTTATATATTCAGCCTTGCAGTATTGTTTCCGTCAGTTTTAGCTTGCAAGATTTCGTCAGCCTTGTTGAttgtttatttacacatttggtCCTCGATTTTAACGTCCGTGGTTGTATTTGtataagtaaaaaaagtatttgttGCCCTATGCTTGCCTTGTAACGTAGACTACGGCTTTTTAGCATGACACGAACGTTTAGCTGCTTTGCTGTCTCTTGGCTTATAGTCTTACTGTTACAATCTCTGTTGTCAAAAGTATTATAGCATTACTTTATATCGTTAGTATTACAGTTTAATAGTGCCAGATGCATAGCTATGCATGAATATATTTTCTCAACTTTAATTCTTGAACACGGTCCTATTCGTTAGCCAAATAAGCATACCAGTTTACAAAAGAAAAAGGCCTCTGGGCTGTTTGTCAGCCTTATCTTAGCAACTGCAAACAGCTTGAACTCTTGGTGGTGTGCAGAAGGACCAAGTAAGGACCTGTCGACTaacctaattttttttttttggttcgCTGTAGTAATGTTGGTCAAATGTAACAACATGGACCAAAAAATGGCACTGCCAAATTTCCAGGTCTGATTCTTGGAATGTAAAATATGGTGTTATCGTACCTTACAAAAATTCCTTGGCATTGCATGGTAATACTATAGTTCCTTAAAAGATACCATGGTACTAAATGATTACTGTAGTCATATACCATGGTGCTTATCTTGTACTTCAAAGATATTAAAGGAATGCAATGGTATTACCAGTACAGTACATGTCTAAAAAGCCATGGCATTACCATGTGGAGAAAATACCATTGTACTTTTATGTTAGTGGTGCTAAGATTGGAAAGTCTAGAAATGAATAAGACTTCAACATGGCTCCATGTTATCTTTGAGAAAAGTGGTGCCTGCAGTTAAACACTAATATCTAGATCAGTCATATGTACTGAGATAATGGAAAATATTTTCCACCTGACAGCATTTGGAAAGAAGAAGCTTGAAGTTGAATGAGTTACATAGATGCCAAAAACTTGAGCTGAAAACAGAACTGTGTTTGGATGCCTGTCCGTGAGTGACTcatcttttttttaagtcaccctgtgtcatgtttgtttgtacgtgtgtatttttaccaGTTACCGCATTTGTACCTCTTTTTGGCTACAATGTCGTATTGGTCTTGAATTTGACACACAAAACAGAACAACAATCGactgaaatgcatttattttggaGGGAGTTTGATATACTATATATAGTGAATGTATCGTATTGCAAGTCTTTTGTAAAGTGctttgaaattatattttcGTACTGTATGTTTTTGTGGAAAATGTTTTGTGGAACAGAGGCTATTTGTACGTGAGATGATGTGTAACGTGTGCGTGTTTGTGCGAGCGAATGAGAGACATCTTTGAGACGTCTCAAGCTGCAATGTAAACCTTAGGACAttgataaaaacaataaaagagcAAACACGATGTATGGTGCCTGTTTTTTGATTTATTGTTTATACAGTGTTTGACCGCACACGTTTATGTGCACAATTCATTACCGATACAAGAACAAATTTAATTCGAAGGACCGGTGCTGTAGCATTCTTTATACActtgacacacaaacacagagcaaCTGTATGTTAAACTTTCCTGTCACATTTACAGCATTAACTGTGATGGATACATGGATTGCAAGCAGCGACTGTAAATGTGATTAAGCGATGTCATGAGTAAAATATTGGATGAATATATGTGTCTATGTTGACATGGCTTAAAGTAAGATGTTTGAACCAATGATGCACTGAAAAGCTGTCTGTAAGGAACAATTCACCCGAAAATTTAGTCATTACTCACCAAAAAATACTATTTAGCACAAGGTTTTCCAAACAATGAAAGTGGATAGGGACCAAAAATGATTGCATGGTAAAGATGTGctagttaaagggatagctcacccaaaaatgaaaattgctgCTGAATTTTAGTAGCCAAAGTGATtatgagcaccattgacttccatagtatttgtttctcctactatggaagtcaatggtgctcctgtttttcttgattacaaatatcttccgttgtgttcagcagaacaaaaacatttatataggTTTGGAAGAATGGGTCACATTCACCAAGCACGTGCACGCACAAATTTCTTCGCAAAATGTGCGTACAGACGCCCCAACccacaaatcatgattcaacaaaaacgttCATACCAAAATCTCTtttaaatgtttgcaaaaaCTTACAACTTTGACCACGTGCGCAATAATTATGAACAAGGAAAAATAACCCTATAATAAATATatctgtgttatatattttatacattttttatatattattattattttatatatttttatatattattgtgTACGAGTTGTTCTTacgtttttgcatacatttaaaatacattctagcatgaaatgttttgttgaatcatgattttgCAAGCTAAAACGTCCGTACGCACACTCCACGAATACATTTGTGCGTACACAT from Misgurnus anguillicaudatus chromosome 20, ASM2758022v2, whole genome shotgun sequence includes the following:
- the jazf1a gene encoding juxtaposed with another zinc finger protein 1a yields the protein MTGVAAASFFSNVCRFGGCGLHFESLGELIVHIEDNHIDTDPRVLERQELQQPTYVALSYINRFMTEAARREQETLKKKVQPKIAISVTGGISRSNTATPPRHSNGSLTPPVTPPITPSSSFRSSTPTGSECDEEEVEYEDSDSDESWTTESAISSESILSSMCMNGGDEKPFACPVPGCKKRYKNVNGIKYHAKNGHRTQIRVRKPFKCRCGKSYKTSQGLRHHTINFHPPL